The DNA segment TTCCTCGGCACGTTGCGGTTTGGATTGGTTGGCCTAAGACATACACTTCTTCCAAATATCTGAAAATTTCTGCCTCCTTTGGTGAAGCGTCTTGGGAAAGAACTGCAAGTGCAGATGGTATTGCGTCAGCCTCTAAGAAGCTTAGCGCAATCAATGTTCTGATctttaaattgaaatcatcatcatcacgGAATTCCGTTGCCAATCCCTTCTTATATGCCAATCCCCCTCCAATCTGGACTCTTCGATATATGCTTTGCCCAGGATGGAAAAGACATCCGTGGCAGTACGAATTGGTAAACACTTCctttaaagcagtggttcccaaactttatctACTCGCGTACTATTTTTTGGTTCATGCAGCGTTCTCGTACCACCTACATTGTAGGTGGTCCGACAAACTCCagaattcacaaataaaaaatgataggcaaaatgtttaatgaatACCGTTGAATGGGATACTTAAAACCCTCAAgatgaaattaacaaaaacacaacACAATTTTAATGAGATGGATGAAGTTGTTTTTTCTCAACCAGTTGGTCGATGCGAGGAATAACTTTGCTGACAGCGCATCGAAAGTCATGTCCAGGCGCAACAAGACGGTTCCGTGTCTTCGATTTGATAGTCACCATAGCAGAGAACCCCTGCTCGCATTCCCACGTAGACGGAAAAATTAATAACTGGGGAACAGCATGACTGGCTAGCGTAGGGTATGATGATACCATACTCAGCCAGAAGTTTTTAGGACAACATTCTTTGTGTTTCGCTTTAGCTGTCTCATCAGCTTGTATGTCTATTAGCTCCTCTTGTTCCCCGGTTCCCACAGGCACATCGGCTGGATCAACGAAGAACGGGTTCGTGGAGTAAGCACAGCATGCAAAGTCCGGGAAGTAATGCATCAATTCAGTCTTGAGTTGTGAAAGATGACAGACAATTTCTTTGGAAATATCATCATTAGGTTTGTTCTCGAGGGCATCCATGACTTTGAACATTTCGTAGCTGTTATTCTCAACATTCTTAATCCAGAGGTCCAGCTTCCGAACAAACGCCCCAAGCTTTGAGATGAATCCTGTTACAGTTCGGTTGGGCCCTTGCAACCACAGGTTGAAGTTGTTTAGGACTTCAAAAATGTCTGCTAAGTAGGCCAACCTCAAAATATATTCTTTACTCTCCAAGTCTGTTTGAAAATCGTGATTCTTCTCCTTGCAAAATTGAAGCAGTTCTTCACGCAGTTCGAACAGACGCCTAGTTGCATTACCTCGGGAGAGCCAGCGCACTTCCGTATAGTAGAGAAGACAAGTGTGGTCGGAGCTTAAATCGTCACAGAGCCGCTTGAACAACCGAGTATTCAGGGCTGacgatttaacaaaatttacgaTCTTGATAACTCGCTGCAAGCATGATAACATATTTGGAGGGAGCACCTTAGCACAAAGGGCAAATCTATAAATGAAACAATGCACAATGGTGGTGTGGGGAGACACAGCTTTCACATGGGCCGTAAACCCCGATTTTCGGCCAAGCATAGACGGAGCCCCGTCTGTTGTGCATCCAACCAACTTTCCCCAGTCCAAATCATTCAGTCTGAAAAAATCGTTAACAACGTTAAAAATATCCTTTCCTCTTGTTGTACTGGGAAGATCCTGGCTCATAAGTAGCTCCGTCTTGACAGAATTATCTTGCGTAAAGCGAACATGCACAAGTAACTGACAGCATTTGGTTACGTCAGTTGACTCGTCCAGTTGAATTgaaaacccaaactttgaggCTTTAACTCCTGCAATTACTTGGTCGGCAATATCGACTGACATCTCCTCTATTCGATTCTTCACAGTGTTGTTAGATAGGGGCACAATATCCAGCTTTGCAGCCGCTTCCTCTCCGATCACTTGTCTAACCAAAATCTTCGCCGCTGGCATTATGAGAGACTCTGCAATTGTATGTGCCTTCATGTTTTTAGCCACCAGGAGGGAGACTTCATACGACGCTTTGACAATGCTCCTTTTCCTCTGGTAAATAGTGCCAGTTTTGTCCAGACGTTGCCCCTTCACGTTCTCGCCAAGTCGTTGAAAGTAACTGGCATCTCAATCCTTCTTGTTAGCATGATTTGTCTCCAGATGGCGTTTGAGCAGGCTGGGTTTCATTGCTGCATTAGCAAGAGTCTTCATGCATACTACACACTGCGGCAGAGACTCTCCTCCGTGTTCGATAGCTATGAACCCGTACTTTATATAACCCGGGCTATACTTTCGTTTTGACATGTTACTAAAGGCTCgtgaatattaaacaaaaattagtcgAACTTTTACCACCCTCGCTACAGTGCTACAGCACAACTAACGTATTACAAAAACTGACTTCAAGGATGTATTACGTAGTAATAAATGACGTTCTatttcgtcacaaagaaaCCCTGTTTTACGATCCATTCAGTAGGGAATATAGAATGAAATTTCATGCTCTACCTaatttatgtgaattaaaataatgccGACGACAATAAAACATCATTTGCGATTGTTTGGTGTGAACTTGATAAgttgctcgcgtaccacctggaagATCttcgcgtaccactagtggtacgcgtaccatagtttgggaaccactgctttaaagcaagggtcggcaaccttttgctagtcacgggccaaatgtcgagtgtacaactctttggcgagccggaattttcattaatactataattcacactcacttcagtatattacgctacattgctgcaatctcaatcataccaatcacaaaaagagcaaaatacatgtattcacacttcaacaacacagaattaatgtgacacttgatgctgcttgctttgtgaaagtttttcaacatctggtgacCAATCAGatgaagcaagaaccagaacattttctaaatgggcgtcggaaatgcgtgatcGATCGAAACATCGATACCATTTCTTTTACATTGttggtcaagctgggataaagaccactttcaattttgccttcaattcgtcactgcattgcatttcaataaatttgatccatttgaaatttttcgggaATGGTATTGGCATCCATATCAAACGGAGTACTGAATAgcttgaatttattttgtagagaacAAATGTCGCAtctctctttgtatctataatcactagtctagtctactctacaaacaatctcgtacttagtacgggatactagtctaccgccttcgcaccagttttatggcgtaacaatagactagtacgtcgtacttatggcgtaacaataccacaaatttttcaaacagtgctaacactgcagtttggaactcaataagaaacggcgagtcgtattcttgtgataactaattaatatgtctcgggccggacgatttcgcatggtgGGCCGAATTCGAATTGCCGACCCTTGCTTTAAAGCATTGACAGCAACCTTCTCGAAACCATGTTTTCTATTG comes from the Clavelina lepadiformis chromosome 5, kaClaLepa1.1, whole genome shotgun sequence genome and includes:
- the LOC143459917 gene encoding zinc finger BED domain-containing protein 5-like, which produces MKAHTIAESLIMPAAKILVRQVIGEEAAAKLDIVPLSNNTVKNRIEEMSVDIADQVIAGVKASKFGFSIQLDESTDVTKCCQLLVHVRFTQDNSVKTELLMSQDLPSTTRGKDIFNVVNDFFRLNDLDWGKLVGCTTDGAPSMLGRKSGFTAHVKAVSPHTTIVHCFIYRFALCAKVLPPNMLSCLQRVIKIVNFVKSSALNTRLFKRLCDDLSSDHTCLLYYTEVRWLSRGNATRRLFELREELLQFCKEKNHDFQTDLESKEYILRLAYLADIFEVLNNFNLWLQGPNRTVTGFISKLGAFVRKLDLWIKNVENNSYEMFKVMDALENKPNDDISKEIVCHLSQLKTELMHYFPDFACCAYSTNPFFVDPADVPVGTGEQEELIDIQADETAKAKHKECCPKNFWLSMVSSYPTLASHAVPQLLIFPSTWECEQGFSAMVTIKSKTRNRLVAPGHDFRCAVSKVIPRIDQLVEKKQLHPSH